The following coding sequences lie in one Pseudomonadota bacterium genomic window:
- a CDS encoding glycosyltransferase: MSKKIKKVKAKEKKLGKPLISACMIVKNEEALLPNCLKSIRDVVDEIIVVDTGSSDSTVEIAKSYGAKVYHHLWENDFSKHRNQSISYATGEWILIIDADEELEAKTGHIVRTLVRNAPTGVILFKVRSYLEDGAYYSEGSSPRLFKNGLDIYYRGKVHNQIIFKESLTPSPVVLWHYGYDLTPEKKRTKIERSLALLRQQAAEWPDDIPTHHHLAMTLMAEKDWEGAYREAALTLDMARAKEERSSQLSWTYFVASNSLLQMRRFDEAKTTGLEGLERFVWSIDLHHCLTQIYFSENDYDNTLKHGYTFLDLCEKLTTDISFFPVFQFETVHQDWVVYRSMGYASIYLGKQDQGVVFLKKAVKSVSKNARFQIIEEIGINILKLGLSDTAIEVLEMLPTEQVGFSKGIHALARAYKMSGRKDEAVSIYQKLQDLLPEDTDIPFRMGLLLLELCDYDRASGAFETVVAKAPENSDAFINWGIALEKQRLFEKAEDKYRKVLLIDPESPKAALNLGLLLFQKSCHQEALHFLAIAFAVYPADIHIALTLSIVCLETGNIEGMIGPCESLLRILELPSNSILQSISDLADLYLMIAHSFLAKSCASPFEMAVDIGLRLGPGNTDIIADLTRESIEKGEYGTAVRLLETGLSLNPKDERLTRLALHSQTIC, translated from the coding sequence ATGAGCAAAAAAATAAAGAAAGTAAAAGCGAAAGAGAAAAAGTTGGGCAAACCTCTCATCTCGGCATGTATGATTGTAAAAAACGAAGAGGCACTGCTTCCTAATTGCCTGAAAAGCATAAGAGATGTAGTGGATGAAATTATCGTGGTTGATACCGGGTCTTCGGACAGCACAGTCGAGATAGCCAAAAGTTACGGTGCTAAGGTCTATCACCATCTCTGGGAAAATGATTTCAGCAAGCACCGCAATCAGTCTATTTCATACGCCACCGGCGAATGGATTCTGATAATAGATGCGGACGAAGAGCTGGAAGCAAAGACCGGCCATATTGTCAGGACGCTTGTCAGAAATGCTCCAACTGGAGTTATCTTATTTAAAGTAAGGAGTTACCTGGAGGATGGCGCATATTACAGTGAGGGGAGTTCGCCCAGATTATTCAAAAACGGTTTGGACATTTACTATCGTGGCAAGGTTCATAACCAAATAATTTTTAAAGAATCGCTTACTCCATCTCCGGTTGTACTATGGCATTACGGCTATGACCTGACCCCTGAGAAAAAGCGTACCAAGATTGAGCGTTCTCTTGCACTTTTGCGCCAGCAAGCAGCCGAGTGGCCCGATGATATTCCTACTCATCACCACCTGGCCATGACGCTGATGGCCGAAAAGGACTGGGAAGGAGCCTACCGGGAGGCAGCGCTCACCTTAGATATGGCCAGAGCTAAAGAAGAGCGCTCATCACAGCTTTCCTGGACATATTTTGTAGCTTCAAATTCACTTTTACAGATGCGAAGATTCGATGAAGCTAAAACCACCGGCCTTGAAGGTCTGGAGCGTTTTGTCTGGAGCATTGATCTTCATCATTGCCTGACTCAAATTTATTTTTCTGAAAATGATTATGACAACACCTTAAAGCACGGTTACACATTCCTGGACCTTTGTGAAAAGCTCACCACTGATATCAGCTTCTTTCCTGTATTTCAGTTTGAGACAGTGCATCAGGACTGGGTGGTTTACCGGAGCATGGGCTATGCAAGTATTTATTTGGGGAAGCAGGATCAAGGGGTCGTATTTTTAAAAAAGGCCGTAAAGAGTGTTTCAAAGAATGCGCGATTTCAAATCATAGAAGAAATAGGCATAAACATCTTGAAGCTAGGACTAAGCGATACAGCAATCGAAGTTCTGGAAATGCTTCCTACTGAACAAGTTGGTTTTTCCAAAGGTATTCACGCCCTGGCTAGGGCTTATAAAATGTCGGGTCGCAAAGATGAGGCCGTTTCCATCTATCAAAAACTTCAGGATCTCTTGCCGGAGGATACTGATATACCATTCCGTATGGGGTTGTTGCTTCTGGAGCTTTGCGATTACGATAGAGCATCCGGAGCGTTTGAAACTGTTGTGGCCAAAGCACCGGAGAATTCAGATGCTTTTATAAACTGGGGCATTGCTCTTGAAAAACAGCGGCTGTTTGAAAAGGCCGAAGACAAATACCGCAAAGTGTTACTGATTGATCCTGAATCTCCAAAGGCTGCCTTGAACCTCGGCCTGCTTTTGTTTCAAAAATCGTGTCATCAGGAAGCATTGCATTTTCTTGCAATAGCTTTTGCCGTTTATCCGGCAGATATTCACATAGCATTGACTCTTTCTATAGTCTGTCTGGAAACCGGGAATATCGAGGGCATGATAGGACCTTGCGAATCATTGCTCAGAATACTGGAATTACCATCGAATAGCATACTGCAATCCATATCGGATCTTGCAGACCTTTATTTGATGATTGCACACAGCTTTCTGGCCAAAAGTTGTGCATCGCCATTTGAAATGGCTGTAGATATCGGGCTCAGGCTGGGGCCGGGAAACACAGATATAATTGCTGATCTTACCCGTGAGTCTATTGAAAAGGGTGAATACGGCACGGCGGTTAGGCTACTGGAAACAGGTTTATCCCTGAATCCAAAGGATGAACGCTTGACAAGGCTTGCTCTACACTCCCAAACTATTTGTTAA
- a CDS encoding N-acetyltransferase has translation MSEIFIHELACVDDGAIIGAGTRIWHWTHISSTAVIGENCSIGQNVFVADDVIIGNNCKLQNNVSIYKGVTLEDGVFCGPSMVFTNIYNPRAEISKMDQVRPTLIKKGATLGANCTIVCGHTIGQSAFIGAGAVITKDVPDHALIVGNPAKQIGWVCVCGERLTEDLVCTTCGNQYKMSEKGLRIKLKP, from the coding sequence ATGTCTGAAATATTCATACACGAATTGGCCTGTGTAGACGATGGTGCAATAATTGGCGCAGGAACACGTATCTGGCACTGGACGCATATCAGCTCCACCGCTGTCATCGGAGAAAACTGCTCTATAGGGCAGAATGTGTTCGTGGCCGATGATGTTATTATTGGAAATAATTGTAAGCTTCAGAACAATGTTTCGATATATAAAGGTGTCACTCTTGAAGACGGAGTTTTTTGTGGTCCCTCCATGGTATTTACCAACATATACAACCCAAGAGCAGAAATTTCCAAAATGGATCAGGTACGCCCCACTCTAATTAAGAAAGGAGCGACATTAGGGGCCAACTGCACCATAGTATGCGGGCATACCATAGGCCAATCTGCATTTATCGGTGCAGGAGCAGTAATTACTAAAGACGTTCCCGATCATGCCCTAATAGTGGGTAATCCTGCAAAGCAAATTGGTTGGGTATGTGTATGCGGGGAACGGCTTACAGAAGATCTGGTTTGCACGACCTGCGGAAATCAATATAAAATGAGCGAGAAAGGTTTGAGAATAAAACTTAAACCATAA
- a CDS encoding Gfo/Idh/MocA family oxidoreductase — MDPKHFALIGAAGYIAPQHMKAILETGNKLVAAADPNDSVGVIDSYFPEAAFFTEFERFDRHAEKLRRKEKPIDYVSICSPNYLHDAHIRFALRIKAEAICEKPLALNPWNLDALAELEAEYGCRVWNILQLRLHPSIIALKDKVAVEIAKDPRKMYDIDLTYLTSRGRWYSVSWKGYPEKSGGIATNIGVHFFDMLTWIFGPVEIHVVHIHHKDTAAGYIKLAHARVRWFLSVNAEYLPNEVISGNMRTYRSITVDGEEIEFSGGFKELHTRSYEAILAGQGFGVEEARSSIETVHNIRNADAKGLIGEYHPFCHKVK; from the coding sequence ATGGACCCCAAACACTTTGCATTAATAGGTGCTGCCGGATATATCGCCCCGCAGCATATGAAAGCCATTCTGGAGACCGGGAATAAGCTGGTTGCCGCAGCAGACCCTAACGACTCAGTTGGCGTTATCGACAGCTATTTTCCCGAGGCAGCCTTTTTTACCGAATTTGAGCGCTTTGATCGCCACGCCGAAAAACTGCGTCGCAAGGAGAAACCCATTGATTATGTGAGTATCTGCTCCCCCAACTACCTACACGATGCCCATATCCGGTTCGCGTTACGCATCAAGGCCGAGGCGATATGCGAAAAGCCGCTGGCGCTCAATCCATGGAATCTGGACGCCCTGGCCGAACTCGAGGCCGAGTACGGCTGCCGGGTCTGGAATATCCTCCAACTTCGACTACATCCCAGCATCATTGCCTTGAAAGACAAGGTAGCTGTGGAAATTGCTAAAGATCCCCGAAAGATGTATGATATCGATCTGACCTATCTTACCTCCAGAGGCCGGTGGTATTCCGTAAGCTGGAAGGGCTATCCGGAGAAATCCGGGGGGATAGCTACGAACATCGGGGTTCACTTTTTTGACATGCTGACTTGGATTTTCGGCCCGGTGGAGATACATGTCGTGCACATCCATCACAAGGACACGGCTGCTGGCTATATTAAGCTGGCGCACGCCCGGGTACGCTGGTTTCTTAGTGTGAATGCCGAATATTTGCCCAATGAGGTAATAAGTGGTAATATGCGCACCTACCGGTCGATCACCGTGGACGGGGAGGAAATTGAATTCTCAGGCGGTTTTAAGGAGCTGCACACCCGAAGTTATGAGGCGATCCTGGCCGGGCAAGGGTTCGGCGTGGAGGAAGCGCGGTCGAGCATTGAGACGGTTCACAATATTCGCAATGCTGACGCCAAAGGGCTTATTGGTGAATACCATCCTTTCTGCCATAAAGTAAAATGA
- a CDS encoding glycosyltransferase family 61 protein, whose protein sequence is MAKNWEPILGVKWFRDIVADTHRQYGVEVHEHLPEETVNMERLGYDSAIRRPQETRMLRDLAEYFGEWPTKLVFPEAYAATIENGMVIGNSGMVITPDGYLIAETGSLIGINDGRCLTIEHIKKNINLPYKGHFKGNLLSMANPSGGYGHHLWESFFPMFWFDGMNFNYVNVAEGRNYDRMVEFFEPIGFPKEYLLAIKQGEFLTADKVSFYGPRSYYFQRRPKNIQMIEDRFVGPRRSKLPATKKIFRIVGEKTHGATRAMGVQETIMLFLKEQGFECIDPATLNLTEKIDIFSQARFIINPDDNAFVFSDNNVKLGRILSPHIGLLIKVSGTGFNYHPGLTNSPPSVIYPDFCKDKGYFLSTDGSLGKMTVLSFFPQICRVHGEIMTKTPEYYVDKYLASTIDLEKFKEFYKLLDEA, encoded by the coding sequence ATGGCAAAAAACTGGGAACCAATACTTGGAGTAAAGTGGTTCAGAGATATAGTAGCGGATACTCATAGGCAATATGGGGTTGAGGTGCACGAACACTTACCTGAAGAAACAGTTAATATGGAGCGTTTGGGCTATGATTCTGCAATTCGTCGTCCGCAGGAAACCAGAATGTTGAGAGACCTTGCAGAGTATTTCGGGGAATGGCCAACAAAATTGGTATTTCCTGAAGCCTATGCCGCGACCATAGAAAACGGCATGGTTATTGGCAATAGCGGCATGGTCATTACGCCGGATGGTTACCTGATTGCTGAAACAGGCAGTTTGATTGGAATTAATGATGGAAGGTGTTTGACAATTGAGCATATAAAGAAAAATATTAACTTACCCTATAAAGGTCACTTTAAAGGGAATCTGCTTTCCATGGCAAATCCCAGTGGGGGCTACGGACACCACCTCTGGGAGAGCTTTTTTCCTATGTTCTGGTTTGATGGTATGAATTTTAATTACGTAAATGTTGCGGAAGGTAGGAATTATGACAGAATGGTTGAATTTTTTGAGCCAATCGGGTTTCCCAAAGAGTATCTTTTAGCTATTAAACAAGGTGAATTTTTAACGGCAGATAAGGTATCTTTTTATGGTCCTCGCTCATATTACTTTCAAAGACGCCCTAAAAATATTCAAATGATTGAAGATCGCTTTGTGGGGCCACGACGTTCAAAGCTACCCGCTACAAAAAAGATATTCAGAATCGTGGGCGAAAAAACACACGGCGCTACGCGTGCAATGGGTGTTCAGGAGACCATCATGCTGTTTTTAAAGGAGCAGGGCTTTGAGTGTATTGACCCCGCAACTTTAAATTTAACTGAAAAAATAGACATATTTTCACAGGCCAGGTTCATTATAAATCCTGACGATAATGCATTTGTTTTTTCTGATAACAATGTCAAATTGGGACGCATTTTATCGCCCCATATAGGTTTGCTTATTAAAGTGTCAGGAACCGGATTTAACTACCATCCCGGATTAACAAATTCTCCACCATCTGTTATCTACCCTGATTTTTGCAAGGATAAAGGTTATTTTTTGAGTACGGATGGCAGCCTAGGAAAGATGACTGTGTTATCCTTTTTTCCACAAATATGCCGCGTGCATGGTGAAATTATGACAAAGACCCCTGAGTACTATGTTGACAAATATCTGGCCAGTACAATAGATCTGGAAAAATTCAAGGAGTTTTACAAATTGCTGGATGAGGCCTAA
- a CDS encoding radical SAM protein, translated as MNLSGKYKNDQEFIIKSDEFLSQFEKKEIIFWGKGRMIVPLLRYADALNIKYIVDSNKNLHGTDFLDYKILSPERLINEDKQNTRIIIMPNNSQYREISKELLKAGYDKNCFCTSRDFFTAYSYFKKNKIVLPNLEFIITTVCSLKCKHCIAQVPYLNEYKSYIMPFKEVRKNIDNVFKAIDYIGIFHLTTGEVLLHPELDKIIEYISENYRDKYNELTFVTNGTLLPDEKLLKALQKHIGSIQISHYVHPDILKFLKVDNLRSLFNEYGIKHFFNSFATGAQEVRWNDIGDLSLPKNRSERENEELYLNCSMRMYKCMFADKIYPCTASCSVYTGGINELSPGKERVDYVKTTDNPIDIVKFFLQATTYDQPHICGYCNGVGSYINDKLIPAGEQL; from the coding sequence ATGAATTTATCCGGCAAATATAAAAATGATCAGGAGTTTATAATCAAGTCTGATGAATTTCTGAGTCAATTTGAAAAAAAAGAAATAATCTTCTGGGGAAAGGGACGAATGATTGTTCCCTTGCTCAGATATGCTGATGCTTTGAATATAAAATATATTGTGGACAGCAATAAAAATTTACATGGAACGGATTTTCTCGATTACAAAATTCTCTCTCCAGAGAGGTTAATAAACGAAGATAAACAAAACACAAGAATTATAATAATGCCAAATAACTCCCAGTATCGGGAAATTTCTAAAGAATTATTAAAAGCGGGATATGATAAAAACTGCTTTTGTACCTCAAGGGATTTTTTTACAGCTTACAGCTATTTCAAAAAAAACAAAATTGTTTTACCAAACCTTGAGTTTATTATCACAACTGTCTGTTCTTTAAAATGTAAACATTGCATTGCGCAGGTACCTTACCTTAATGAATACAAGTCTTATATTATGCCTTTTAAAGAAGTAAGAAAAAACATTGATAATGTATTCAAAGCAATTGATTACATAGGTATATTCCATTTAACAACAGGCGAAGTACTTTTACACCCTGAGCTGGATAAAATCATTGAATATATTTCAGAAAATTACAGGGATAAATATAACGAACTAACGTTTGTTACTAACGGAACGTTACTGCCGGATGAAAAGCTGCTTAAAGCCCTTCAAAAGCATATTGGTTCAATACAAATTTCACATTATGTTCACCCCGACATTCTAAAATTCTTAAAAGTTGATAATTTGAGATCTCTATTTAATGAATACGGTATAAAGCACTTTTTCAACAGCTTCGCAACAGGAGCACAAGAGGTAAGGTGGAATGATATAGGAGATTTGAGTCTGCCCAAAAACAGGTCTGAAAGAGAAAATGAAGAACTGTATCTGAATTGTTCTATGCGGATGTATAAATGTATGTTCGCAGATAAAATATATCCCTGCACTGCATCTTGTTCGGTATATACCGGAGGCATAAATGAGCTGTCACCAGGGAAAGAGCGGGTTGATTATGTTAAAACAACAGATAACCCGATAGATATAGTTAAGTTCTTTTTACAGGCAACTACTTATGACCAACCGCATATTTGCGGTTATTGCAATGGAGTTGGTTCTTATATAAATGATAAATTAATACCCGCAGGCGAACAATTATAA
- a CDS encoding radical SAM protein, producing MSSENISKKQAPSGRRVRLADVLPLEAPLVVQIFDTYVCNLACTFCHYGLGKNIRPKLSSETFMELSVFKKLIDELAEMPEKIKMLRFCGAGESLLNKNIVEFVRYAADKKVSDKLELITNGTLLTPEMSKNLIDAGLERLRISIYGLSNKKYEEICRRKVDFDSIVRNVQYFYQEKERKNKNLNVYVKTMDVALDDESDKKHFIDLFKDYCDSYAIEQVVPNVQKLDYSKWLDKTPNYNALGFSLPDINICPQPYHLVTVCPDGRVVPCSNETMIGIGNIKKESFFDIWNGKIIRQVQQKMLDGSKNYKGVACETCSVVQCRPFPEDILDDHINRLKEIYS from the coding sequence ATGAGTTCTGAAAATATATCAAAAAAGCAGGCTCCGTCAGGAAGGCGTGTTAGGCTTGCCGACGTATTACCACTAGAAGCCCCGTTAGTTGTTCAAATCTTTGATACATATGTATGCAACCTTGCCTGCACTTTTTGTCATTATGGTCTGGGCAAAAACATACGGCCTAAATTGAGTTCTGAGACATTTATGGAGCTTTCTGTTTTTAAAAAACTTATAGATGAATTGGCTGAAATGCCGGAGAAAATTAAAATGCTGCGTTTCTGCGGAGCCGGAGAATCTTTACTTAATAAAAATATCGTCGAGTTTGTTCGCTATGCCGCAGATAAAAAAGTGTCTGATAAGCTGGAGTTAATTACAAATGGCACATTACTCACCCCTGAGATGTCAAAGAACTTGATTGATGCAGGATTGGAAAGATTAAGGATTTCCATTTATGGACTTTCAAATAAAAAGTATGAGGAGATTTGCAGAAGAAAGGTTGATTTTGATTCTATCGTTCGTAATGTGCAATATTTTTACCAGGAAAAAGAGCGAAAAAACAAGAACCTGAATGTTTATGTAAAAACTATGGACGTTGCACTGGATGATGAAAGTGACAAAAAACACTTTATTGATCTTTTTAAAGATTATTGTGATTCTTATGCGATTGAACAGGTTGTCCCGAATGTTCAGAAACTGGATTATTCAAAATGGTTGGATAAGACACCTAACTATAATGCGTTAGGCTTTAGTTTGCCGGATATAAACATATGTCCTCAGCCCTATCATTTAGTTACAGTATGCCCTGACGGAAGGGTTGTTCCCTGTTCTAATGAAACAATGATAGGCATAGGGAATATTAAGAAAGAAAGTTTTTTCGATATATGGAATGGTAAAATAATAAGGCAGGTACAGCAAAAGATGCTGGATGGCAGTAAAAACTATAAAGGCGTTGCCTGTGAGACTTGCTCTGTTGTGCAATGTCGACCATTTCCCGAAGATATACTTGATGATCACATAAATCGATTGAAAGAGATATATTCTTAG
- a CDS encoding radical SAM protein, translating to MNTKISKTQAINNKEIDEVLDQLSSKKIIIYPAGVLGQQLQKTLSEYDIDIAYYVDRAYESLKSINGVVVHPPDIFSKLDSQFQVIISVNWETQFELLKQVVLERNHELKIHDGWALNRRLKMPICSSRTKEKKTIDIFECENCGFERHHCKVASSCLKEMGNHVDIKDDRRSTSFGWFGYIVSQKCTLRCEHCCEQIPLLIDKGFTPVESILSDVKKIADASYFLNFVELVGGEPFLHPRIEELIEGLLEIENIGYIKSFTNGTVIPSDRLCDIMKNTRFMLQVSNYEKTTSGKLLDNIIATRRKLNEHGIPFLFTINFEWLDFKDFKKHDVKNDYLKKAFYRCFLKNCHRAYKGKLYLCPHHYAGIQLGKIKEYSHECIDIHSHNNGNLGPVLEKFEHLPFIDACRYCELAFDPKPVPAGIQLPVPNVNNRYK from the coding sequence GTGAATACAAAAATAAGTAAAACTCAAGCTATCAACAATAAAGAAATAGACGAAGTTCTCGATCAATTATCAAGCAAAAAGATTATTATCTACCCAGCAGGTGTGCTAGGACAACAATTACAGAAGACTCTTTCAGAATACGATATAGATATAGCATATTATGTAGATAGGGCTTATGAAAGCTTAAAATCGATCAATGGGGTTGTTGTCCATCCTCCTGACATTTTCAGCAAACTGGATTCTCAATTCCAGGTCATTATTTCAGTTAATTGGGAAACTCAATTTGAACTTTTAAAACAAGTGGTACTGGAACGAAACCATGAATTAAAAATACACGATGGCTGGGCTTTAAATCGAAGATTGAAGATGCCCATTTGTTCATCCAGAACAAAAGAAAAAAAGACGATCGATATATTCGAGTGTGAAAATTGCGGCTTTGAGCGTCATCACTGCAAAGTAGCTTCATCCTGCCTGAAAGAAATGGGAAATCATGTAGATATTAAAGATGACAGGCGAAGTACATCTTTTGGCTGGTTTGGATATATTGTCAGCCAAAAATGTACGTTGCGGTGTGAGCATTGCTGCGAACAAATTCCTCTTCTCATTGATAAAGGCTTTACACCTGTAGAATCTATTCTTTCTGATGTTAAGAAAATAGCAGATGCTTCATATTTTCTCAATTTTGTGGAATTGGTCGGCGGAGAACCTTTTCTGCATCCGCGCATAGAGGAATTGATAGAAGGATTACTGGAGATTGAAAATATTGGTTATATAAAATCTTTTACTAATGGCACAGTTATCCCTTCCGACAGATTATGTGATATTATGAAGAATACTCGGTTTATGCTTCAGGTATCAAATTATGAAAAGACCACGTCTGGCAAATTGCTTGATAATATTATTGCAACCAGAAGAAAACTAAATGAGCATGGAATTCCTTTTCTTTTTACAATAAATTTTGAGTGGCTTGATTTTAAAGACTTCAAAAAGCACGATGTGAAAAATGATTATCTCAAAAAAGCATTTTACCGCTGTTTCTTAAAAAATTGTCACCGTGCCTATAAAGGGAAGCTGTATCTTTGCCCACATCATTATGCGGGTATTCAATTGGGAAAAATTAAAGAATATTCGCACGAATGTATAGATATTCACAGTCACAATAACGGTAACCTTGGTCCAGTTCTCGAAAAATTTGAACATTTACCATTTATAGATGCTTGTCGTTACTGTGAATTAGCTTTTGATCCTAAACCGGTTCCTGCAGGGATACAATTGCCCGTCCCGAACGTAAACAATAGATATAAATAG
- a CDS encoding radical SAM protein, which produces MNAEQINGQSVGGKRTRLAEAIPLYTPFMVQIFPAYACNFRCNYCIHSLPKKGRGFIADKSMMDFDLYKKCIDELAEFPQKLKMLRFAATGEPLLHPQIAEMVKYARDKKVAKSFDIVTNASLLTNELSDNLIEAGLDWLRISIQGLSSKKYKEICRVDINFDKFTENIRYFYKNKKECKIYIKIIDCALEENEREKFYDIFGNICDKIAIEHLAPAVPNIDYTKLSNTPLATTQNGNAVQNAQICPQPFYMLQINPDGNIVPCCGMQTPFVCGNSQKENIFDVWNGENLKKFQFAMLKKQKNNICSKCEAYKFGMFEEDVLDGYEERIIANGKYLNKKVQCL; this is translated from the coding sequence ATGAATGCAGAGCAAATAAACGGACAGTCTGTAGGCGGCAAACGTACCAGACTGGCAGAAGCCATACCCCTTTACACACCTTTTATGGTGCAGATTTTCCCGGCCTATGCGTGTAACTTCAGGTGCAATTACTGCATTCATTCCCTGCCGAAAAAAGGCAGGGGCTTTATTGCCGACAAATCAATGATGGATTTTGATTTGTACAAAAAATGCATTGATGAGTTAGCCGAATTCCCTCAAAAGTTAAAAATGCTCCGATTTGCGGCCACAGGTGAGCCATTACTCCACCCCCAAATTGCAGAAATGGTTAAATATGCTAGGGATAAAAAGGTTGCAAAATCTTTCGACATTGTTACAAATGCGTCTCTTTTAACCAATGAATTGTCGGATAACTTAATAGAAGCAGGATTAGACTGGCTGAGAATTTCAATTCAGGGGTTATCATCTAAAAAATACAAAGAGATTTGCAGGGTAGATATTAATTTTGATAAATTTACAGAAAATATCAGATATTTTTATAAAAACAAAAAAGAATGCAAAATTTATATCAAAATCATTGACTGTGCATTAGAAGAAAATGAAAGAGAAAAATTCTACGATATATTTGGCAATATTTGCGATAAAATAGCGATAGAACACCTTGCTCCGGCAGTGCCAAATATTGACTATACAAAACTGAGCAACACACCTCTTGCCACCACACAAAACGGAAATGCCGTGCAAAATGCACAGATCTGCCCGCAGCCGTTTTATATGCTCCAAATTAACCCAGATGGCAATATCGTTCCGTGTTGCGGCATGCAAACACCCTTTGTATGTGGCAATTCACAAAAAGAAAACATATTTGATGTGTGGAACGGAGAAAATCTGAAAAAATTTCAATTTGCAATGTTAAAAAAACAAAAAAATAATATCTGCTCAAAATGTGAAGCCTATAAATTCGGAATGTTTGAAGAAGATGTCCTGGATGGTTATGAAGAAAGGATTATTGCAAATGGAAAATACCTCAATAAGAAAGTTCAGTGTTTATGA
- a CDS encoding radical SAM protein → MSEIKPIYDVNRVKLANVVPLNIPFSIYLSPTSVCNFKCIYCAHSLELSEMKKRYGFVKETMTLDTYKKAFEQLSRFPSKIKLLSLTGHGEPLLNKNIAKMVEIAKESKAFERVEIITNGSLLSKGMSDDLISSGIDAVKISIQGISSFKYQEISKTNIDFKKFMDNINYFYKNKEDTKLFVKILDIALEKDEEEKFYNLFSGCSDRMFIEKVQKTYDGVKATDSLDINYDRQGRVIEKRKVCPLAFFMLGILPNGDVKPCDSVYVPVVLGNVNSDRITDIWQSEKHLDFWRLQLTKKRYTNAHCKVCCAPDDVSQPEDVLDEDADIILERLPE, encoded by the coding sequence ATGTCTGAAATAAAACCGATTTATGATGTTAACAGGGTTAAATTAGCAAACGTTGTTCCCCTTAATATCCCTTTTAGCATTTATTTATCCCCAACAAGTGTATGTAATTTTAAATGTATCTATTGTGCTCATTCACTTGAACTATCTGAAATGAAAAAAAGATATGGTTTTGTAAAAGAGACCATGACACTTGATACATATAAAAAGGCCTTTGAGCAGTTAAGCCGGTTTCCTAGTAAAATTAAACTACTATCCCTGACCGGACATGGCGAGCCTCTTCTTAACAAAAACATTGCCAAAATGGTTGAAATTGCAAAAGAAAGCAAGGCATTTGAAAGGGTTGAAATTATTACCAACGGCTCGCTTTTGTCAAAAGGTATGTCTGATGACTTAATATCCAGCGGAATAGATGCTGTTAAAATTTCCATACAAGGCATATCTTCTTTTAAATACCAGGAAATATCCAAAACCAATATAGATTTTAAAAAATTTATGGACAATATTAATTATTTTTACAAAAACAAAGAAGATACAAAGTTATTTGTAAAAATTCTGGATATTGCTCTTGAAAAAGATGAAGAAGAAAAGTTCTATAATCTTTTCTCTGGTTGCTCAGACAGGATGTTCATTGAAAAGGTACAAAAGACCTATGACGGAGTAAAAGCCACTGACAGCCTGGATATAAATTATGACAGACAAGGCAGGGTAATAGAAAAAAGGAAGGTGTGCCCTCTTGCATTTTTCATGCTTGGAATACTGCCTAATGGTGATGTAAAGCCATGTGACTCAGTTTATGTTCCTGTCGTGTTAGGCAATGTTAATTCTGACCGCATTACGGATATATGGCAAAGCGAAAAGCATCTTGACTTCTGGAGACTTCAGTTAACAAAAAAACGTTACACTAATGCACATTGCAAGGTTTGTTGCGCCCCTGACGATGTATCTCAACCGGAAGATGTCCTGGATGAAGACGCAGATATTATCTTAGAAAGATTACCTGAATGA